In Halarcobacter bivalviorum, a genomic segment contains:
- a CDS encoding Mrp/NBP35 family ATP-binding protein produces the protein MASIADIKEELSKVIYPGFQKSIIDFGFVKDIQIDADDACTILLDITSSAQEVSSKLEQDISEVLNTIGVTNVNLKISKPEAPKQQSNSVSGSNIAPQIKNFVMVSSGKGGVGKSTTTVNLAIAAAMQGKKVGILDADIYGPNIPRMMGINGLEVEVVGNKAKPFNAYGVAVMSMGSLMEEGQSLIWRGAMIMKAIQQLLRDILWEDLDILFIDMPPGTGDAQLTLAQSVPVTCGINVTTPQHVALDDSRRSLDMFQKLHIPIGGIVENMSGFICPECNTESDIFGRGTCEELAEQYNTQVLGLLPIEPAIREGGDGGKPVVYFKPESESAKRYMQATEKLLQFVDANSDKAENASIQPTTNGVSACSTSGAAASQSQSQAQQQSSGGCGTGCGCH, from the coding sequence ATGGCAAGTATAGCTGATATAAAAGAAGAGTTATCAAAAGTTATATATCCAGGATTCCAAAAATCTATTATTGATTTTGGGTTCGTAAAAGATATCCAAATTGATGCTGATGACGCCTGTACAATACTTTTAGATATTACTTCAAGTGCACAAGAAGTATCTTCTAAATTAGAACAAGATATTTCAGAAGTATTAAACACAATTGGTGTTACAAATGTAAATTTAAAAATTAGTAAACCAGAAGCTCCAAAACAACAAAGTAATAGTGTAAGTGGAAGTAATATTGCTCCACAAATTAAAAACTTTGTAATGGTAAGTTCAGGAAAAGGTGGAGTTGGTAAATCAACTACAACTGTAAACTTAGCAATTGCTGCAGCAATGCAAGGTAAAAAAGTAGGTATCTTAGATGCTGATATTTATGGACCAAATATTCCTCGTATGATGGGAATAAATGGATTAGAAGTTGAGGTAGTTGGTAATAAAGCTAAACCTTTTAATGCTTATGGTGTTGCTGTAATGTCAATGGGTTCTTTAATGGAAGAGGGACAATCTCTTATTTGGAGAGGTGCTATGATTATGAAAGCAATTCAACAACTATTAAGAGATATTCTTTGGGAAGATTTAGATATTTTATTTATTGATATGCCTCCAGGAACTGGTGATGCTCAATTAACTTTAGCTCAAAGTGTTCCTGTAACATGTGGTATTAATGTTACTACTCCTCAACATGTAGCACTTGATGATTCAAGAAGATCTTTAGATATGTTCCAAAAACTTCATATTCCTATTGGTGGAATTGTTGAAAATATGAGTGGATTTATTTGTCCAGAGTGTAACACTGAATCAGATATTTTTGGAAGAGGAACTTGTGAAGAGCTTGCAGAGCAATATAATACACAAGTATTAGGATTACTTCCAATTGAACCAGCAATTAGAGAAGGTGGAGATGGTGGTAAACCAGTAGTTTATTTCAAACCAGAATCTGAATCTGCAAAAAGATATATGCAAGCAACAGAGAAGTTACTACAATTTGTAGATGCTAACTCAGATAAAGCTGAAAATGCTTCTATTCAACCAACTACAAATGGTGTATCAGCTTGTTCTACAAGTGGTGCAGCAGCTTCTCAATCTCAATCTCAAGCACAACAACAATCATCAGGTGGATGTGGAACTGGTTGTGGTTGTCACTAA
- a CDS encoding DUF507 family protein has protein sequence MRMKLHHTPYISRRISRDLVNCDFVEIRKTKEEISAQIEKILDADIEKEHELDEKVHELLDAQEEEIEFLNADRRQLFWLTKKRLANDFGVILNNEDRFSDIAHKVLDYLWEEDYIHYTCSDNQVKNVIFSSIDEFLKGFEKADDAVIEKIKHYKRKLIPGTEEYDIVYHRLYEEELIKRGLM, from the coding sequence ATGAGAATGAAGTTACATCATACGCCATATATCTCAAGGAGAATTTCAAGAGATTTAGTTAATTGCGATTTTGTAGAGATTAGAAAAACAAAAGAAGAGATTAGTGCTCAAATTGAGAAAATTTTAGATGCAGATATTGAAAAAGAGCATGAGTTAGATGAAAAAGTTCATGAGTTATTAGATGCACAAGAAGAAGAGATTGAGTTCTTAAATGCAGATAGAAGACAACTTTTTTGGTTAACTAAAAAAAGACTTGCTAATGATTTTGGTGTAATATTAAACAATGAAGATAGATTTTCAGATATTGCACACAAAGTATTAGATTATTTATGGGAAGAAGATTATATTCATTATACTTGTTCAGACAATCAAGTTAAAAATGTAATTTTCTCTTCAATTGATGAGTTTTTAAAAGGGTTTGAAAAAGCTGATGATGCAGTAATTGAAAAAATCAAACACTATAAGAGAAAACTTATTCCAGGTACAGAAGAGTATGATATTGTTTATCATAGGTTATATGAGGAAGAACTAATTAAAAGAGGGTTAATGTAA
- a CDS encoding bifunctional 2-C-methyl-D-erythritol 4-phosphate cytidylyltransferase/2-C-methyl-D-erythritol 2,4-cyclodiphosphate synthase, with the protein MSNVTLIVLCAGNSTRFGLQAKKQWLRIDNDPLWFFVTKRLAKLYKFDKVILTSSQNELRYMENFSDDYTFVAGGDTRQQSMKNSLEYVTSEYVMVTDVARACIPDEVITSLIKSKEKADCIVPVLNVSDTVIYNEDTINRDKVKLIQTPQISKTSVLKNALNTNTEFTDDSSAIKNIGGSVLYVDGSIKSKKLTFEDDIKELSCLKAPSNNFFTGIGYDIHPFEDDKKMYLGGINIDVPYGFKAHSDGDVLIHSIIDALLGACGAGDIGEFFPDTDAEFKNIDSKILLQEIVKFIYNVGYKIVNIDLTIIAQQPKINPYKNDIKKTIASLLKIEKQFVNIKATTAEKLGFIGRKEGVAVQSIATLKYYDWTKK; encoded by the coding sequence GTGTCGAACGTAACGCTGATTGTATTATGTGCTGGGAACTCTACTAGATTTGGGCTTCAAGCAAAAAAACAGTGGCTTAGAATAGATAATGATCCACTCTGGTTTTTTGTTACTAAAAGACTCGCTAAACTCTATAAATTTGATAAAGTTATTCTAACTTCATCTCAAAATGAACTCAGATATATGGAAAATTTTAGTGATGATTACACCTTTGTTGCTGGTGGAGATACTAGACAACAATCAATGAAAAACTCTTTAGAGTATGTTACCTCTGAATATGTGATGGTTACTGATGTAGCAAGAGCATGTATCCCTGATGAAGTTATTACTTCTCTTATTAAATCAAAAGAAAAAGCTGACTGTATTGTTCCTGTATTAAATGTAAGTGATACTGTTATTTACAATGAAGATACAATAAATAGAGATAAAGTAAAACTTATTCAAACTCCACAAATATCAAAAACTTCTGTTTTAAAAAATGCATTAAATACAAATACAGAGTTTACAGATGATAGTTCAGCAATTAAAAATATTGGTGGTTCAGTATTGTATGTTGATGGTTCAATAAAGAGTAAAAAACTAACTTTTGAAGATGATATAAAAGAACTATCATGTTTAAAAGCTCCTAGTAATAACTTCTTTACAGGGATTGGATATGATATACATCCTTTTGAAGATGATAAAAAAATGTATCTTGGTGGAATTAATATTGATGTTCCCTATGGTTTCAAAGCACATAGTGATGGAGATGTTTTAATTCACTCTATTATTGATGCACTTCTTGGAGCTTGTGGAGCAGGAGATATAGGAGAATTTTTCCCTGATACAGATGCTGAATTTAAAAATATAGATTCAAAAATACTTTTACAAGAGATTGTAAAGTTTATTTATAATGTTGGCTATAAAATTGTAAATATTGATTTAACAATCATTGCTCAACAACCCAAAATTAATCCATATAAAAATGATATTAAAAAAACTATTGCTTCTCTTTTAAAAATTGAAAAACAGTTTGTTAATATCAAAGCAACAACTGCTGAAAAACTTGGATTTATAGGACGAAAAGAGGGAGTTGCTGTACAATCTATTGCAACGCTAAAATACTATGACTGGACGAAAAAATGA
- the carA gene encoding glutamine-hydrolyzing carbamoyl-phosphate synthase small subunit: MQKVWIYLENGTYLEATSFGATGTTVGEIVFNTSLTGYQEIISDPSYAGQFVTFTMPEIGNVGVNSDDMESKTAYCKGILVRNYHHEYSNYRAEGDLDSFLKEHGVLGICDIDTRYLTKMLRDEGAMMMIASTEISDKDELAKKLSESPRIEDINYIKEVTTKEAYVHKNGAWNHAKKEYNKAVMSDKKVVVIDFGVKRNILNELVESGLEVEVVPADFKADDLIARFEAKEIGGIFLSNGPGDPLTLTEEKKQVEKLINANIPIFAICLGHQMLSIAHGYDTYKLKFGQHGGNHPVANPERVVEITAQNHNYNVPDNIVEIAEITHQNLFDGTIEGVKYKNKEIFSVQHHPEASPGPHESKYIFDEFAKIVK, from the coding sequence ATGCAAAAAGTTTGGATTTACTTAGAAAATGGAACATATTTAGAAGCAACTTCATTTGGTGCAACTGGTACAACAGTTGGAGAAATTGTATTTAATACTTCATTAACTGGTTATCAAGAAATTATTTCAGATCCAAGTTATGCAGGTCAATTTGTAACGTTTACTATGCCAGAAATTGGAAATGTAGGTGTAAATTCAGATGATATGGAGAGTAAAACAGCATACTGTAAAGGTATTCTGGTTAGAAATTATCATCATGAATATTCAAACTATAGAGCCGAAGGTGATTTAGATTCATTTTTAAAAGAACATGGAGTATTAGGTATTTGTGATATTGATACAAGATATTTAACTAAAATGTTAAGAGATGAAGGAGCAATGATGATGATTGCTTCAACTGAAATTAGTGATAAAGATGAATTAGCTAAAAAACTATCTGAAAGTCCAAGAATTGAAGATATTAACTATATTAAAGAAGTTACTACAAAAGAGGCTTATGTACATAAAAATGGAGCATGGAATCATGCTAAAAAAGAGTACAACAAAGCTGTAATGAGTGATAAAAAAGTTGTAGTTATTGACTTTGGAGTAAAAAGAAATATTTTAAATGAATTAGTAGAATCTGGACTTGAAGTAGAAGTTGTACCAGCAGATTTTAAAGCAGATGATTTAATTGCTAGATTTGAAGCTAAAGAAATTGGTGGAATCTTCTTATCAAATGGTCCAGGAGATCCACTTACATTGACTGAAGAGAAAAAACAAGTAGAAAAATTAATCAATGCAAATATCCCAATCTTTGCTATTTGTTTAGGACACCAAATGTTATCAATTGCTCATGGATATGATACATATAAACTAAAATTTGGACAACATGGTGGTAACCATCCAGTTGCAAATCCAGAAAGAGTAGTAGAAATTACTGCACAAAACCATAACTATAACGTTCCTGATAATATAGTAGAAATTGCTGAGATTACTCACCAAAATTTATTTGATGGAACAATTGAGGGTGTAAAATATAAAAATAAAGAGATTTTCTCTGTACAACATCACCCAGAGGCAAGTCCAGGTCCTCATGAGTCGAAATATATCTTCGACGAATTCGCTAAGATTGTAAAATAA
- the thiC gene encoding phosphomethylpyrimidine synthase ThiC: protein MRDWLDNHKDDEVRTQMYYAKKGIITPDMEYVAKVENIDPELVRSEIARGRLIIPANVNHKHLKPMAIGIASSCKINANIGSSALASDIAGEIEKVDVCLKHGADTIMDLSTGGDLDSIREAVIEHSTVPIGTVPMYQILHDVKDKIEDLSIENMLKVLEKQAQQGVSYFTIHAGFLLQFMPHIAKRKMGIVSRGGSLMAAWMMHYHKENPFYDAFDDILDICRKYDVSLSLGDSLRPGCLADASDEAQLSELKVLGELTLRAWEKDVQVMIEGPGHVPLNQIERNMKLEREYCHEAPFYILGPLTTDIAAGYDHISSAIGAAVGGWHGASMLCYVTPKEHLGLPNANDVREGIIAYKIAAHSADIARGRKGARDIDDEMSDARYAFDWNKQFELCLDPERAREYHDETLPQDVFKEAEFCSMCGPKFCSYKITQKIVKDHGDKIEATATV from the coding sequence ATGAGAGATTGGCTAGACAATCACAAAGATGATGAAGTAAGAACACAGATGTATTATGCTAAAAAAGGCATTATTACACCAGATATGGAATATGTTGCAAAAGTAGAGAATATTGACCCAGAACTTGTAAGAAGTGAAATAGCAAGAGGTAGATTAATTATTCCTGCAAATGTAAATCATAAGCACTTAAAACCTATGGCAATAGGTATAGCATCTTCATGTAAAATTAATGCAAATATCGGTTCATCTGCACTAGCATCAGATATAGCTGGTGAGATTGAAAAAGTAGATGTTTGTTTAAAACATGGTGCAGATACAATTATGGACTTAAGTACAGGTGGAGACTTAGATTCAATTAGAGAAGCTGTAATTGAACACTCAACTGTTCCAATTGGTACAGTACCAATGTATCAAATCTTACATGATGTAAAAGATAAAATTGAAGATTTAAGTATTGAGAATATGCTTAAAGTTTTAGAAAAGCAAGCTCAACAAGGGGTTTCATATTTTACAATTCATGCGGGATTCCTTTTACAATTTATGCCACACATTGCTAAAAGAAAAATGGGTATCGTTTCAAGAGGTGGTTCTTTAATGGCTGCATGGATGATGCACTACCATAAAGAAAATCCATTCTATGATGCTTTTGATGATATCTTAGATATTTGTAGAAAATATGATGTATCTTTATCTTTAGGAGATTCTTTAAGACCAGGTTGTCTTGCTGATGCATCTGATGAAGCACAATTATCTGAGCTTAAAGTTTTAGGAGAATTAACACTTAGAGCTTGGGAAAAAGATGTTCAAGTTATGATTGAAGGACCAGGTCACGTTCCATTAAACCAAATTGAAAGAAATATGAAATTAGAAAGAGAGTATTGCCATGAAGCACCTTTCTATATTTTAGGACCTCTTACAACTGATATTGCTGCTGGTTATGACCACATCTCTTCTGCAATTGGTGCAGCTGTTGGTGGATGGCATGGAGCATCAATGCTTTGTTATGTTACACCAAAAGAGCATTTAGGTTTACCAAATGCTAATGATGTTAGAGAAGGTATTATTGCATATAAAATTGCAGCTCACTCAGCAGATATTGCAAGAGGAAGAAAAGGTGCAAGAGATATTGATGATGAAATGTCAGATGCAAGATATGCTTTTGATTGGAATAAACAATTTGAATTATGTTTAGATCCAGAAAGAGCAAGAGAGTACCATGATGAAACTCTTCCTCAAGATGTATTTAAAGAAGCAGAGTTTTGTTCAATGTGTGGACCTAAATTTTGTTCATATAAAATCACACAAAAGATTGTAAAAGATCATGGTGATAAAATTGAAGCAACTGCAACAGTTTAA
- a CDS encoding phosphatidylglycerophosphatase A, translating to MRKLFLTVFYSGLSPKAPGTMGSIVALILGVILLQYIHESTMFLLAFLISAIAVKEINKYEEEVGEHDSKEIVIDELAGMWIALSICGITTENMYYLAPIAFVFFRIFDIWKPSIIGRIDKNVKGGWGVMGDDIVAGLAAGIATSGTYYLLEKFVF from the coding sequence ATGAGAAAGCTATTTTTAACAGTTTTTTATAGTGGATTAAGTCCAAAAGCTCCTGGTACTATGGGAAGTATCGTTGCTTTAATCTTAGGAGTAATATTACTTCAATATATCCATGAATCTACAATGTTTCTACTTGCCTTTTTAATTTCTGCTATTGCAGTAAAAGAAATTAATAAATATGAGGAAGAAGTTGGAGAGCATGATAGTAAAGAGATAGTTATTGATGAATTAGCTGGAATGTGGATTGCACTATCTATTTGTGGTATCACAACTGAAAACATGTATTATTTAGCTCCAATTGCTTTTGTTTTCTTTAGAATTTTTGACATTTGGAAGCCTTCTATTATTGGAAGAATTGATAAAAATGTAAAAGGTGGTTGGGGTGTTATGGGTGATGACATCGTAGCTGGACTTGCGGCTGGTATTGCTACTTCAGGAACTTATTATTTATTAGAAAAGTTTGTATTTTAA
- the hisIE gene encoding bifunctional phosphoribosyl-AMP cyclohydrolase/phosphoribosyl-ATP diphosphatase HisIE: MSMVDKIDWKKMEGLIPVITQDATTNEVLMLAYMDEEALKLTLETKQAHYFSRSKQRIWKKGESSGHTQEVASTMVDCDNDTILLKVNQNGVACHTGRKSCFFTDLESNEIKLDVEVNTTSAYGVIDTLYHVIESRKNDDPSTSYTAKLLQGKENSMLKKIVEEAGEFTFAVKDNDEEEIIYEAADLLYHSLVALSSKGINPDRVKQELSRRFGLSGIEEKNSREK; encoded by the coding sequence ATGAGTATGGTAGATAAAATAGACTGGAAAAAAATGGAAGGTTTAATTCCTGTTATTACACAAGATGCTACAACTAATGAGGTTTTAATGCTAGCATATATGGATGAAGAAGCATTAAAATTAACTTTAGAAACAAAACAAGCTCACTATTTTAGTAGAAGTAAACAAAGAATATGGAAAAAGGGTGAAAGCTCTGGACATACTCAAGAAGTAGCTTCTACAATGGTAGATTGTGATAATGATACTATTTTATTAAAAGTAAATCAAAATGGAGTTGCTTGCCATACAGGAAGAAAATCATGTTTTTTTACAGACTTAGAAAGCAATGAAATAAAACTAGACGTAGAAGTTAATACTACAAGTGCTTATGGAGTAATTGATACTTTATACCATGTGATTGAATCTAGAAAAAATGATGACCCTTCAACATCATATACTGCAAAACTTTTACAAGGTAAAGAGAACTCTATGCTTAAAAAGATTGTAGAAGAAGCAGGGGAATTTACATTTGCTGTTAAAGATAATGATGAAGAAGAGATTATCTATGAAGCAGCTGATTTACTATATCATAGTTTAGTTGCTCTTTCAAGCAAAGGAATTAATCCAGATAGAGTAAAGCAAGAACTTTCAAGAAGGTTTGGTTTATCTGGAATTGAAGAAAAAAACTCTAGAGAAAAATAG
- a CDS encoding response regulator — protein MNILIIESEIYLAQKVVSRLLDDGHNCDFVESPNIDNLTKDYDIILLSTSLPAALCKTIIRRYSDSIILLLVSYISDETVTDPIKEGAKDYIMKPFIMDELVRKIYHYRECKSIRKELQTLREYLDFQFTEVDTSDHVLPTSFPTLIETNSQISADKLAFELVRKLDLQMKFISLSSENWQKRVNEKFNGILYLTDYHSLKKSAKENLNKLVEDKKCIIVSLEKEDDFPFTKIEFEKTDTLLMSNNIMTINDYVKMMVLSYQTKYPDTELSKKLGISRKSLWEKRKKLGIEKKK, from the coding sequence ATGAATATACTTATAATTGAAAGTGAGATTTATCTCGCTCAAAAAGTTGTTTCAAGATTATTAGATGATGGACATAATTGTGATTTTGTAGAATCACCTAATATTGATAATCTTACAAAAGATTACGATATTATATTACTTTCTACATCATTACCTGCTGCACTTTGTAAAACAATAATTAGAAGATATAGTGACTCTATTATTCTACTTCTTGTATCTTATATCTCTGATGAAACAGTAACAGATCCAATAAAAGAAGGTGCTAAAGATTATATAATGAAGCCTTTTATTATGGATGAATTAGTTAGGAAAATTTATCATTATAGAGAGTGTAAATCAATTAGAAAAGAGTTACAAACATTAAGAGAATATCTTGATTTCCAATTTACTGAAGTGGATACTAGTGACCATGTACTACCAACTTCATTTCCAACACTTATTGAAACAAATTCTCAAATTAGTGCTGATAAATTAGCTTTTGAATTAGTTAGAAAGCTTGATTTACAAATGAAATTTATCTCTCTTAGTTCAGAAAACTGGCAAAAAAGAGTAAATGAAAAATTTAATGGTATTCTTTATTTAACTGATTATCATAGTTTAAAAAAGAGCGCAAAAGAGAATTTAAATAAACTTGTTGAAGATAAAAAATGTATTATTGTCTCTTTAGAAAAAGAGGATGATTTCCCATTTACTAAAATAGAGTTTGAAAAAACTGATACTCTACTTATGTCAAATAATATTATGACTATCAATGACTATGTTAAAATGATGGTATTATCTTATCAAACAAAATATCCTGATACAGAGCTTTCTAAAAAACTTGGTATTTCTAGAAAATCACTTTGGGAAAAAAGAAAAAAACTTGGAATTGAGAAAAAGAAATAA
- a CDS encoding AraC family transcriptional regulator yields the protein MAYFNKELAEIGFKLYEPCKELKPYIFNYWKIEANLSEKKSLKILTDGSLGFVINFANPFSLEVNQKQILCSSPVTLTGQTKYPTIINFNKKIEAFGIRFNPGGAYRFFDEELFYFQNKNIDYKDSFWNFIEFFEKLKTCSEEQKVILCDEFLLKRLSLSKKENSKYTFKIIELINKRKGDISVEELSSYFNISARQIERVFKKELGLTVKLFIRIIRLRNTRDKISSLKVDTLTNTAYDNGFFDQAHFIKEFKSFMSETPKNYYSNKLQMAKELNYKKYKV from the coding sequence GTGGCATATTTTAATAAAGAGTTAGCTGAGATAGGTTTTAAACTTTATGAACCCTGTAAAGAGTTAAAACCTTACATTTTTAATTATTGGAAAATAGAAGCAAATCTTAGTGAGAAAAAAAGCTTAAAAATTTTAACTGATGGAAGTCTTGGATTTGTAATTAATTTTGCAAATCCCTTCTCTTTGGAAGTAAATCAAAAGCAAATATTATGTAGTTCACCTGTAACTTTAACTGGGCAAACTAAATATCCAACTATTATTAATTTTAACAAGAAAATTGAAGCCTTTGGCATTAGATTTAATCCTGGTGGAGCATATAGATTTTTTGATGAAGAACTCTTTTATTTTCAAAATAAAAATATAGATTATAAAGACTCTTTTTGGAATTTTATAGAATTTTTTGAGAAGTTAAAAACTTGTAGTGAAGAACAAAAAGTCATATTATGTGATGAGTTTTTATTAAAAAGATTATCTTTATCAAAAAAGGAGAACTCAAAATATACCTTTAAAATTATTGAGTTAATTAATAAAAGAAAAGGTGATATTTCAGTTGAGGAACTAAGTTCTTATTTTAATATTTCAGCAAGACAAATAGAAAGAGTATTTAAAAAAGAGTTAGGGCTTACTGTAAAACTTTTTATTCGTATAATAAGGCTTAGAAATACAAGGGATAAAATAAGCTCTTTAAAGGTTGATACTTTAACAAATACTGCCTATGATAATGGTTTTTTTGATCAAGCGCATTTTATAAAAGAGTTTAAATCTTTTATGAGTGAAACACCTAAAAACTATTACTCAAATAAACTTCAAATGGCAAAAGAGCTTAATTATAAAAAGTATAAGGTTTAA
- a CDS encoding HDOD domain-containing protein, whose translation MKQLIVEKIDSLPPLPRSVIELEEFRKMPTKEPLDLLKIIEKDPLIITTVLRVANSAMFGFVSEVETPSRAISLLGVNFTISIALGSVIQNLIQTDLRAYGSTTDDFMFTCNLASNLINTWVAKIDKDLKEDLLLPAFLQETGKFIISEIINDNNKIEEFQEQLAITKNVSLVEREFIGYSCARITANIFKHWNLSHNLIFSIGFVEDLENCPADYLKKVQILEIVKILSDIKNPLSEANIQRALNKAEEYGFDSEILHKAIESIKYKLEEDL comes from the coding sequence ATGAAACAGTTGATAGTAGAAAAAATTGATTCTTTGCCACCTTTACCTCGTTCTGTTATTGAGCTTGAAGAATTTAGAAAAATGCCTACTAAAGAACCTCTTGATTTATTAAAGATTATAGAGAAAGATCCTCTAATAATCACTACTGTTTTAAGAGTAGCTAATTCTGCAATGTTTGGGTTTGTAAGTGAAGTAGAAACTCCAAGTCGTGCGATTTCATTATTAGGTGTTAATTTTACTATCTCTATTGCATTGGGTTCAGTAATTCAAAATCTAATTCAAACAGATTTAAGAGCATATGGTTCAACTACTGATGACTTTATGTTTACTTGTAATCTTGCCTCAAATCTTATAAATACTTGGGTTGCTAAAATTGATAAAGACTTAAAAGAGGATTTACTATTACCTGCCTTTTTACAAGAGACTGGTAAGTTTATTATTTCTGAAATAATTAATGATAATAATAAAATAGAAGAGTTTCAAGAACAACTAGCAATTACTAAAAATGTATCATTAGTAGAAAGAGAATTTATTGGCTACTCATGTGCAAGAATTACTGCAAATATCTTTAAACACTGGAATTTAAGTCATAATCTTATTTTTTCAATTGGTTTTGTAGAAGATTTAGAAAACTGTCCTGCAGATTATCTTAAAAAAGTACAAATATTAGAAATTGTAAAAATTTTATCTGACATTAAAAATCCTTTATCAGAGGCAAATATCCAAAGAGCTTTAAACAAAGCAGAAGAGTATGGTTTTGACTCAGAAATATTACATAAAGCAATTGAATCTATTAAATATAAATTAGAAGAAGATCTTTAA
- a CDS encoding NAD(P)H-dependent oxidoreductase, whose translation MKKILVLLAHDDLENSLVNRRIKEELRCEENVLYKDLNELYPDFNIDVKKEQEDLKNISKIVFQFPMYWYSAPALLKRWVDTVLEYGFSFIINEKGEFEALALKDKEFQTLISMGAKEESFYGEDRLSVKECLNSYFYTMKMLGTKEKESVFIYGSEYGDITEEKLQKHLQEVKEKVLKK comes from the coding sequence ATGAAAAAAATACTTGTACTACTAGCCCATGATGATTTAGAAAATTCACTTGTAAATAGAAGAATCAAAGAAGAACTAAGATGTGAAGAAAATGTTCTTTATAAAGATTTAAATGAACTATATCCTGATTTTAATATTGATGTTAAAAAAGAGCAAGAGGATTTAAAAAATATCTCAAAAATTGTATTTCAATTTCCAATGTATTGGTATAGTGCACCAGCATTACTTAAAAGATGGGTAGATACGGTTTTAGAGTATGGTTTCTCTTTTATAATCAATGAGAAAGGAGAGTTTGAAGCTTTAGCTTTAAAAGATAAAGAGTTTCAAACTCTTATTTCAATGGGAGCAAAAGAGGAGTCATTTTATGGAGAAGATAGATTAAGTGTAAAAGAGTGTTTAAATTCATATTTTTATACAATGAAAATGTTAGGAACAAAAGAGAAGGAATCTGTTTTTATATATGGCTCTGAGTATGGTGATATTACAGAAGAAAAACTTCAAAAGCATCTTCAAGAAGTAAAAGAAAAGGTATTAAAAAAATAG